The Eubacterium sp. MSJ-33 genomic sequence CCGTCAAAACTTTGAACGTGTTGCAACATATATTATGGCAAATGCTGGCAAAGAGTTCTCTAGTAAAAATATCGAAACATATTTTGAACATCAAAATTCGGATATCATGGACAAGAAAACTATCTACAGATATTTGGAAAAAATGGATAATGCGTGTTTGATCGACCGTGTTAAGAGATTTAATATCGTTGGAAAGCAGGCCATGTCATACATTGAGAAGCAGTATGCTGTAGATACTGGTTTCAGAATGATTAATACAAATTTGGTCAACTTTGAAGATACATTCTTTCTTGAAAATATCATCTACAATGAATTAAAATCAAGGGACTACGAAGTATTTACTGGAAAAACATATAAAGGTGAAATAGATTTTGTGGCAATTAATGGTCGAAAGAAGTGCTTTATCCAGGTAGCTTATTATTTAGCTGGAAAGGAAACGATTGAACGAGAATTTGGTGCATTTAAGCCGATTAGTGATGCTTCACCTAAATATGTATTTTCACTGGACAGATTTGATTATTCAAGAGACGGTATTGCCCATATCAATATCATTGATTACCTGTTAGGCAAAGTAGATATCAATCTATCATAGTGCCACAAATCAAAAAATATTTTCAATTTGTGGCACATGCTTTGAAAGAGAATGTGTGCGACGCACACACATGAAGTATCATTTTAGAACACGAACCGGAAAATACAATGGCTTTTTCTAACTGACTAAAATTGGTTGTTTGTCGCCGCCCCTAATTGGTTAAATCCAAGCGACTGTGGGTGGCAGAATCATTGGAGTAAGTACCGATTTTTATAGATACCGTATCTGCCGTCTGCCGTCAATTGTAATCTGAGATTCCATACCCGCCATCTCAGACTTCTTTAAAAGTTAATAGTAATAAGTGTAAAGGAAGGGTATGGATTTTCCTTTACAAATTCAAGAGACTGACTGGATTGTTGGTCTCTTTTTTGTTATGCTTTGATTTCTGGCGGCTGGAAAGGAGCTACCATGTCAAAGTTTTTAACATATGAAGATCGATTAGTTATTGCACAACTCCTTCAGGAGAATGTCTCTTTTGGAGTTATAGGAAAGAAGTTAGGCAAGGATCGTACCACGATTGCAAAGGAAATAAAAAAGCATTCCTATGATAAGAAAAGTGGTCGCCCAGGATATCCTTACAATCCATGTAAACATCGCAGTACATGCAAAGCTAAAAAGCTGTGCGGAAACAGTTGTACGCATCAATCAGCGTATAAATGCAGTCTGTGTTCCGAGTGTACATTACATTGTCCGGATTTTGCAGAGGATATCTGCTCCGTTAAAACCAAACCTCCATATGTATGTAATGGTTGTAGCCAGCTTCCCCAATGTACCTTGTTAAAACGCATTTATGGCCCGGCAGATGCTCATGAAATGGCACATCAGTCTATTTCGGAATCCAGGACAGGTATTTTATCCAATGAGGATGATATAGCAAGAATCAACGGAATCATCAGCCCCTTGGTTAAAAATGGACAGTCTCTTCATCAGATTTATATAGAGCATGTTGATGAAATCATGTGCAGTGAAAAAACATTGTATAACTATGTTGATGCCCAGCTTTTTGATATCCGTAACATTGATCTGCCTCGTAAAGTAAAGTATCGCCCGCGATACAAACAGCCTGAATTCAAGGTAGACAGAGGATGTCGTATTGGTAGAAGCTATACTGATTTCCAGAAGTTTCTTGAAGCAAAGCCGGAGTCTGCTGTTGTACAGATGGATAGTGTTATCGGACGTGTGGGAGGCAAATGCCTGCTTACTATACATTTCGTTGAAACAAGTTTAATGCTTGCATTTCTGCGAGATTCAAATACTTCAGCATCTGTCATACAGATTATAAATCTGTTGGATAAAGTCCTTGGAAATGAAGATTTTTCACGGTTGTTTCCGGTTATTCTTACGGATAATGGAAGTGAGTTTTCAAATCCAAAAGCAATTGAAAAACGAGATACGATTCCATGCAGCAGAACGAATGTATTTTACTGCGATCCAAGTGCACCTTACCAAAAGGGAGCCTGTGAAGTGAATCATGAGCTGATACGTCGTATCCTGCCAAAGGGAAGCAGCTTTGATGATTTGACACAGAAGGATATTTTTCTGATGATGGATCATATCAATTCTTATAAAAGAAAAAAGCTGAACAACCGTAGCCCATACGAAACGTTCAGCTTTTATTACGGAGAAGATATACTTAAGAAACTTGGATGTAAACCGGTTGCCGCCGAAAACATCATCTTAAAGCCTAAACTTCTCAAAAAGTAACAGATAAATTTGCAAAGTGCCGCCAGAACAAAAACAGCAGAATGACTTCAAAACAGGGATGGATTCTCCGAATACAAAAATTTCGAGCGGGAATTGATCTCTTATTGTCGTGTGCAAATTTATTGCTGAACGTATTATAACATGTCAATGTACAAATGAAAATCCGGGAAATTCGCTTACAAAACGGGATTTTCGTTTACAAAGTGGGAATCTCGTTTACAAAATGAGATTTTCATTTACAAAGAGGGGCTCTTGCGTTACAAACGGGACTCTCGTTCTACATTTCACCCGTCATATATCTTTGAAACTGAAAAACAATAAAAAATTATCGAAAAACAATAAATATATATTGACAATCAATAATTAATCGTGTAAGGTGGAAAAAAGAAAGAATAATAACAGGCGATTCAGGAAAGTGATGGGAGGATATATTGCATATGAAAGAAAATAAAATTGCCGGTGCGACGAAGGTTTTGCTGGACATCATGTATTTTGTAGGAATGGTTGTGACACTGACTTTGCCGGTGTCGTTCAAATGGTATGGAACCGTAATCAACCCATTTTTTGGAGAGTATTATATCTGGATGGTGATAATCTTCATGACAGCGGGTGTGTTCGCAGTGCTGATTCTAAGAGAGCTTCGGAAGATGTTTAAGACGGTGCTTGCTGACGATTGCTTCGTGAAGGAAAATGTAAAGAGTCTGAACCGGATGGGGATATACAGCTTCGCGATTATGGCAGTTATGCTTTGCCGGATTCCGCTTTACTTTACTCCGGCTGTATTTATCATTGTTGTAGTATTTTTGATCGCAGGTCTTTTCTCCCGTGTGCTTGCCATCGTATTTGACAAGGCAGTGCAGTACAAGGAAGAAAATGATTTTACGATATAGAAGGCGGTGGTGATATGGCGATTAAAGTGAATCTGGATGTGTTGATGGCACAGAAGAAAAAAGGGCTGACAGAGCTTGCGAAGGAGGTCGACATCACGCTTGCAAATCTGTCAATCCTGAAG encodes the following:
- a CDS encoding IS30 family transposase, with protein sequence MSKFLTYEDRLVIAQLLQENVSFGVIGKKLGKDRTTIAKEIKKHSYDKKSGRPGYPYNPCKHRSTCKAKKLCGNSCTHQSAYKCSLCSECTLHCPDFAEDICSVKTKPPYVCNGCSQLPQCTLLKRIYGPADAHEMAHQSISESRTGILSNEDDIARINGIISPLVKNGQSLHQIYIEHVDEIMCSEKTLYNYVDAQLFDIRNIDLPRKVKYRPRYKQPEFKVDRGCRIGRSYTDFQKFLEAKPESAVVQMDSVIGRVGGKCLLTIHFVETSLMLAFLRDSNTSASVIQIINLLDKVLGNEDFSRLFPVILTDNGSEFSNPKAIEKRDTIPCSRTNVFYCDPSAPYQKGACEVNHELIRRILPKGSSFDDLTQKDIFLMMDHINSYKRKKLNNRSPYETFSFYYGEDILKKLGCKPVAAENIILKPKLLKK
- a CDS encoding DUF2975 domain-containing protein, with translation MKENKIAGATKVLLDIMYFVGMVVTLTLPVSFKWYGTVINPFFGEYYIWMVIIFMTAGVFAVLILRELRKMFKTVLADDCFVKENVKSLNRMGIYSFAIMAVMLCRIPLYFTPAVFIIVVVFLIAGLFSRVLAIVFDKAVQYKEENDFTI